From Aquabacter sp. L1I39, the proteins below share one genomic window:
- a CDS encoding ABC transporter substrate-binding protein: MSPMKPSRRHVLQAGLAAVAVPAFIRAGLAQDGDLAPYQSAKIDWRQAAGEQITVAVIPASYFDNLIALAPQFEALTGISVRFEKIPPAQIRQKAVIDLTSKAGGYSTHAADPMYYALYAANKWVESLDPYLKDAALTDASWFQADDIIPAWRNANTIEGKLYGVPYDGEVTIQVYRKDLYDAKGLKAAETLEDFVSNAAALNDPSNRLWGTALRGVAGAGQNVYIYSSLFREFGGEWFPGGKFRVNGPEAEAALNWYVDVMRKYAPTAAQNWNWPDIADAFSQGTVASYIDANTSASVINNPEKSKVVGKVGFARWPKGPTGKRVSSIWNWGFPINAALPEKRKKATWLFIQWAASLPTQARTSYQYAGPAKRSGVNRLSLWKNPDYVKLMDSFGDNFVAATLGALEHDTDVNWRPRVPQWPAIGDTLATAIQQALVGQATTKAALDEAQRRLEPMMRG; the protein is encoded by the coding sequence ATGAGTCCAATGAAGCCCTCGCGGCGGCATGTGCTGCAGGCTGGCCTTGCGGCCGTCGCTGTCCCCGCCTTCATCCGCGCCGGCCTCGCGCAGGATGGCGACCTCGCCCCCTACCAGTCGGCCAAGATCGACTGGCGGCAGGCCGCCGGCGAGCAGATCACCGTGGCGGTAATCCCGGCGAGCTATTTCGACAACCTGATCGCCCTCGCGCCCCAGTTCGAGGCCCTCACCGGCATCAGCGTGCGCTTCGAGAAGATCCCGCCGGCGCAGATCCGCCAGAAGGCGGTGATCGACCTCACCTCCAAGGCGGGCGGCTATTCCACCCATGCGGCCGACCCCATGTATTACGCGCTCTATGCCGCCAACAAATGGGTGGAGTCGCTCGATCCCTATCTGAAGGATGCCGCCCTCACCGATGCGTCCTGGTTCCAGGCGGACGACATCATCCCGGCCTGGCGCAACGCCAACACCATCGAGGGCAAGCTCTATGGCGTGCCCTATGACGGCGAGGTCACGATTCAGGTCTACCGCAAGGACCTGTATGACGCGAAGGGCCTGAAGGCCGCCGAGACGCTGGAAGACTTCGTCTCCAACGCCGCCGCCCTCAACGACCCGTCCAATCGCCTGTGGGGCACGGCGCTGCGCGGCGTCGCCGGCGCGGGGCAGAATGTCTACATCTATTCCTCGCTGTTCCGCGAATTCGGCGGCGAGTGGTTCCCGGGCGGCAAGTTCCGCGTCAACGGCCCGGAGGCCGAAGCGGCGCTGAACTGGTATGTGGACGTGATGCGCAAATATGCGCCCACCGCCGCCCAGAACTGGAACTGGCCGGACATTGCCGACGCCTTCTCCCAGGGCACGGTGGCCAGCTATATCGACGCCAACACCTCCGCCTCGGTGATCAACAATCCCGAGAAGTCCAAGGTGGTGGGCAAGGTGGGCTTCGCCCGCTGGCCGAAGGGGCCGACCGGCAAGCGCGTCTCTTCCATCTGGAACTGGGGCTTCCCCATCAATGCGGCGCTGCCCGAGAAGCGCAAGAAGGCCACCTGGCTGTTCATCCAGTGGGCCGCCTCGCTGCCCACCCAGGCGCGCACCTCCTACCAATATGCGGGCCCCGCCAAGCGCTCCGGCGTCAACCGCCTGAGCCTGTGGAAGAACCCCGATTATGTGAAGCTGATGGACAGCTTCGGCGACAATTTCGTCGCCGCCACCCTCGGCGCCCTGGAACACGACACGGACGTGAACTGGCGCCCGCGCGTGCCCCAATGGCCGGCCATCGGCGACACGCTCGCCACCGCCATCCAGCAGGCGCTGGTGGGACAGGCCACCACCAAGGCCGCGCTCGACGAGGCGCAGCGGCGCCTCGAGCCGATGATGCGGGGCTGA
- the glpK gene encoding glycerol kinase GlpK encodes MDTHILVIDQGTTSTRAIVFDRTFVPVASAQREFPQHFPHPGWVEHDPRDLWETSLATLREALTKAGLAASDIAAIGLTNQRETVVIWDRETGGSIAPAIVWQDRRTAEVCNSLNAEGCEALVSERSGLLIDPYFSATKIAWLLDNVPGARARAERGDLAFGTVDSFLLWQLTGGAVHATDVTNASRTMLFDITAGAWDAELLRLFRVPEALLPEVRDTAGPFGTTAKGWLGREVPVLAMVGDQQASLVGQACFAPGLAKVTYGTGAFMLLNTGDVRPRSRHRLLTTIAYQWDGTRAYALEGAIFSAGSTVQWLRDSLGIISTAAESTALAAQADESQPVYLVPAFVGLGAPHWRSDARATLSGLTRGTTRREIARAALESVGYQTLDLLDAMRADMAHAGLARTEAVLRVDGGMSDSDFTMQFIADILALPVDRPQVRETTALGAAFLAGWRAGLYGGPEAFAANWHLDRRFTPQMAADRRDGKIKGWQAAVAQTLHLPH; translated from the coding sequence GTGGACACCCACATCCTTGTCATCGACCAGGGCACCACTTCAACGCGCGCGATCGTCTTCGACCGCACCTTCGTTCCCGTAGCGAGCGCACAGCGGGAATTCCCGCAGCATTTCCCCCATCCCGGCTGGGTGGAGCACGACCCGCGCGATTTGTGGGAGACCAGCCTTGCCACCCTGCGCGAGGCGCTCACCAAGGCGGGGCTCGCGGCCTCAGACATCGCCGCCATCGGCCTCACCAACCAGCGCGAGACGGTGGTCATCTGGGACCGGGAGACGGGCGGGTCCATCGCGCCCGCCATCGTCTGGCAGGACCGGCGGACGGCGGAGGTCTGCAACAGCCTGAATGCGGAGGGCTGCGAGGCGCTGGTGTCCGAGCGCAGCGGGCTCCTCATCGATCCCTATTTCTCAGCGACCAAAATCGCCTGGCTGCTGGACAATGTGCCCGGCGCGCGGGCGCGGGCGGAGCGGGGGGACCTGGCCTTCGGCACCGTGGACAGCTTCCTTCTGTGGCAACTCACGGGCGGCGCGGTGCATGCCACGGACGTGACGAACGCCTCCCGCACCATGCTGTTCGACATCACAGCCGGCGCCTGGGACGCCGAGCTCCTGCGCCTGTTCCGGGTTCCCGAGGCGCTCCTGCCGGAGGTGCGCGACACCGCCGGCCCGTTCGGCACCACCGCCAAGGGCTGGCTCGGCCGCGAGGTGCCGGTGCTCGCCATGGTGGGCGACCAGCAGGCGAGCCTTGTGGGCCAAGCCTGCTTCGCGCCGGGCCTCGCCAAGGTCACCTATGGCACCGGCGCCTTCATGCTGCTCAATACGGGGGACGTGCGCCCGCGCTCGCGCCATCGCCTGCTCACCACCATCGCCTACCAATGGGACGGCACGCGCGCCTATGCGCTGGAAGGCGCAATCTTTTCGGCCGGCTCCACCGTGCAATGGCTGCGCGACAGCCTCGGCATCATCTCAACCGCCGCAGAGAGCACCGCATTGGCGGCACAGGCGGACGAGAGCCAGCCGGTCTATCTGGTGCCGGCCTTCGTGGGTCTGGGCGCGCCGCACTGGCGCAGCGATGCCCGTGCCACCTTGAGCGGCCTCACCCGCGGCACCACCCGCCGCGAGATCGCCCGCGCGGCGCTGGAAAGCGTCGGCTACCAGACGCTCGACCTTCTGGACGCCATGCGCGCCGACATGGCCCATGCCGGCCTCGCACGGACCGAGGCGGTGCTGCGGGTGGATGGCGGCATGTCGGACAGCGATTTCACCATGCAGTTCATCGCCGACATCCTCGCCCTGCCCGTGGATCGCCCGCAGGTGCGCGAAACCACGGCACTGGGCGCCGCCTTTCTCGCCGGCTGGCGCGCAGGCCTTTATGGCGGGCCGGAGGCGTTTGCCGCCAACTGGCACCTGGACCGCCGCTTCACGCCGCAAATGGCGGCGGACCGCCGGGACGGCAAGATCAAAGGCTGGCAGGCCGCCGTCGCCCAGACGCTTCACCTTCCCCACTGA
- the glpD gene encoding glycerol-3-phosphate dehydrogenase — protein sequence MERARASAQGQAAGAGDRTFDIAIIGGGVNGCGIARDAAGRGYSVYLCEQGDLAIATSSASTKLLHGGLRYLEYYEFKLVREALTEREVVWGIAPHIVHPLRFVLPYGRGMRPWWMLRLGLFLYDHLGGRKLLPKTRALDLGHDVAGAPLKSELRTRGFEYSDCWVDDARLVVLNAADARAKGAVIETRTRAVAFDRAPDAWTLTVEDREAGTRKPVRARVLVNAAGPWADRQIGAARPPLKGKLRLVQGSHIVVPRLFDHDRCYIFQNPDGRIVFAIPYEGDFTLIGTTDLDYQGDPAKPAITPEETAYLCSAASEYFARPVTPADVVWTYSGVRALYDDGASAAQAATRDYVLELNEEAAPLLSVLGGKITTYRHLALDALDKLVPHLGPAAARRGDWTGTKPLPGGDFPPGETPALARALQHGREWLADADAARLARTYGTQAHQILEAADGAPEARRSFGAGLTVAEVRHLMGAEFARTADDVIWRRTKLGLRLSTEEVAALDAFMAQERRSAAA from the coding sequence ATGGAACGGGCGCGCGCTTCTGCGCAGGGGCAGGCGGCAGGAGCCGGCGACCGCACGTTCGACATCGCCATCATCGGCGGCGGCGTGAACGGATGCGGCATTGCGCGCGATGCCGCCGGGCGGGGCTATTCGGTCTATCTGTGCGAGCAGGGCGACCTTGCCATCGCAACCTCCTCGGCCTCCACCAAGCTGCTCCATGGCGGCCTGCGCTATCTGGAATATTACGAGTTCAAGCTGGTGCGCGAGGCGCTCACCGAGCGCGAGGTCGTGTGGGGCATCGCGCCCCATATCGTCCATCCGCTGCGCTTCGTGCTGCCTTATGGGCGGGGCATGCGGCCCTGGTGGATGCTACGCCTCGGCCTCTTCCTCTATGACCATTTGGGCGGGCGCAAGCTGCTGCCCAAGACGCGCGCGCTGGATCTCGGCCACGATGTGGCCGGCGCTCCGCTGAAAAGCGAGCTGCGCACGCGGGGCTTTGAATATTCCGACTGCTGGGTGGATGACGCCCGCCTCGTGGTGCTCAACGCCGCCGATGCCCGCGCCAAGGGCGCCGTGATCGAGACGCGCACCCGCGCGGTGGCCTTCGACCGCGCGCCCGATGCCTGGACCCTCACCGTGGAAGATCGGGAGGCCGGCACCCGCAAGCCGGTGCGCGCCCGTGTCCTCGTCAATGCCGCCGGCCCCTGGGCCGACCGCCAGATCGGCGCGGCCCGCCCGCCCTTGAAGGGCAAGCTGCGGCTGGTGCAGGGCTCGCACATCGTGGTGCCGCGCCTGTTCGACCATGACCGCTGCTACATCTTCCAGAATCCCGACGGCCGCATCGTCTTCGCCATTCCCTATGAAGGCGACTTCACCCTCATCGGCACCACGGACCTGGACTATCAGGGCGATCCAGCCAAGCCCGCCATCACGCCCGAGGAAACCGCCTATCTGTGCTCCGCCGCGAGCGAGTATTTCGCCCGTCCGGTGACGCCCGCCGATGTGGTGTGGACCTATTCGGGCGTGCGGGCGCTCTATGATGACGGCGCGAGCGCGGCGCAGGCGGCCACCCGCGATTATGTGCTCGAGCTGAACGAAGAGGCCGCGCCGCTCCTGTCCGTGCTCGGCGGCAAGATCACCACCTATCGCCACCTCGCGCTCGACGCCCTGGACAAGCTCGTCCCGCATCTGGGTCCGGCGGCCGCCCGGCGCGGCGACTGGACGGGCACGAAGCCGCTGCCCGGCGGCGATTTCCCGCCGGGCGAGACGCCGGCGCTCGCGCGGGCGCTCCAGCACGGGCGGGAATGGCTCGCCGACGCCGACGCGGCGCGCCTCGCGCGCACCTATGGCACGCAGGCGCACCAGATCCTGGAAGCGGCGGACGGGGCGCCGGAAGCCCGGCGCAGCTTCGGGGCGGGACTGACCGTGGCCGAGGTCCGCCATCTCATGGGCGCGGAATTCGCCCGCACCGCCGACGATGTGATCTGGCGCCGCACCAAGCTCGGCCTGCGGCTGTCCACGGAAGAGGTGGCGGCACTGGACGCGTTCATGGCACAGGAGCGCCGGTCCGCCGCGGCCTGA
- a CDS encoding DeoR/GlpR family DNA-binding transcription regulator has product MTLNDRQNTILSLARTSGHVEVEDLAVRLGVTPQTIRRDLNMLCGGNLLARTHGGAVVSSAVENLSYEARRQIAASAKRAIGEAAARLIPENSSLFITIGTTTEEVARAITAHRDLLVITNNINVALRLYPFPALRVMVAGGQVRHSDGAVVGPAAIDMIRQFKVDTAIIGASAIDEDGSLLDFDPLEVTVARAIMENARRVILVCDKSKVGRVAPVRLGHLNQVAAFVTDHLPSPRLRALCAAHGVQLVEASPENEHP; this is encoded by the coding sequence CTGACGCTGAATGACCGCCAGAACACCATTCTGTCCCTGGCAAGGACGAGCGGCCATGTGGAGGTGGAGGATCTCGCCGTGCGCCTCGGCGTGACGCCCCAGACCATCCGGCGCGACCTGAACATGTTGTGCGGCGGCAATCTCCTGGCGCGCACCCATGGCGGAGCGGTGGTCTCCTCGGCGGTGGAGAACCTGTCCTACGAGGCCCGCCGTCAGATTGCCGCCTCCGCCAAGCGGGCCATCGGGGAGGCAGCCGCGCGGCTCATCCCCGAAAATTCCTCCCTGTTCATCACCATCGGCACCACCACCGAGGAGGTGGCGCGGGCCATCACCGCGCATCGGGATCTTCTGGTCATCACCAATAATATCAACGTGGCGCTGCGGCTCTATCCCTTTCCGGCGCTGCGCGTGATGGTGGCGGGCGGCCAGGTGCGCCATTCCGATGGCGCGGTGGTGGGGCCGGCGGCCATCGACATGATCCGCCAGTTCAAGGTGGACACCGCCATCATCGGCGCCTCGGCCATCGACGAGGACGGCTCACTCCTCGATTTCGACCCGCTGGAAGTGACGGTCGCCCGCGCCATCATGGAGAACGCCAGGCGGGTGATCCTGGTGTGCGACAAGAGCAAAGTGGGGCGCGTGGCGCCCGTGCGCCTCGGCCATCTCAATCAAGTGGCCGCCTTCGTCACCGACCATCTGCCATCCCCCCGCCTGCGCGCCCTGTGTGCCGCCCATGGCGTCCAGCTGGTGGAGGCGTCGCCGGAAAACGAACATCCATGA
- a CDS encoding MaoC family dehydratase produces MEMRAAYGRIGMGFHYEDLSLGMKFRTAGRTITQADLSAFCNLSWLTEELFTDADHRAGMALPAAVVPGALVYSFAEGLLLPMMQGTGLAFLEADVRVKGPTVVGDTITVYCEVSEMRVTSRGDRGLVRTLNSVRRSDGTELLTYNPLRMLKLRGI; encoded by the coding sequence ATGGAAATGCGCGCAGCCTATGGCCGGATCGGCATGGGGTTCCATTATGAGGATCTGAGCCTGGGTATGAAGTTCCGCACCGCGGGCCGAACCATCACCCAGGCCGACCTTTCCGCCTTCTGCAATCTCTCCTGGCTGACCGAGGAGCTGTTCACCGACGCCGACCATCGGGCGGGCATGGCCTTGCCGGCAGCGGTGGTGCCGGGCGCGCTGGTCTATTCCTTCGCCGAGGGACTGCTGCTGCCCATGATGCAGGGCACGGGCCTCGCCTTCCTGGAGGCGGACGTCCGTGTGAAAGGGCCGACCGTGGTGGGCGACACCATCACCGTCTATTGTGAGGTGAGCGAGATGCGCGTCACCTCCCGGGGCGACCGGGGGCTGGTGCGGACGCTCAATTCCGTCCGGCGCAGCGACGGCACCGAGCTTCTGACCTACAATCCCCTGCGCATGCTGAAGCTGCGCGGCATCTGA
- a CDS encoding CaiB/BaiF CoA transferase family protein, whose amino-acid sequence MIPLLTGIRVVDITSIVLGPFAGQILADLGADVIKVEPMVGDLARSVHPTQGEGMSAMFLNNNRNKRSIRLDLKSEGGREVLARLVTEADVLLHNMRVDAITRLGFGFEAVKALNPRIIYCSAIGFGQDGRYRDRPAFDDVIQAASGLAMLPAHAGGEPSYVPSVIADKVGSLYATYGILAAIAARARGVVEAVDVEVPMFESLVSFLFNEHLAAATFSAEPQGAGYHRLFSRNRRPYRTRDGWVAVLPYTGEQWRRILQEIGRADVLSAPWFADAGERSKRVDELYSIVATAIPARTTAEWLDTFARLDIPHSKVNDLDDLLVDPHLADVGFFAPGGQGEAGAARALRQPVLYRGAPVAPDQPAPRPGADTAGILASLGYSDDEVRRLAANGSIGVEGEG is encoded by the coding sequence ATGATCCCGCTTCTCACCGGCATTCGCGTGGTGGACATCACCTCGATCGTGCTGGGCCCGTTTGCCGGGCAGATCCTGGCGGACCTCGGCGCCGATGTGATCAAGGTTGAGCCCATGGTCGGCGACCTCGCGCGGTCCGTGCACCCGACCCAGGGCGAGGGCATGAGCGCCATGTTCCTCAACAACAACCGCAACAAGCGCAGCATCCGCCTGGACCTGAAGTCGGAAGGCGGGCGCGAGGTGCTGGCGCGCCTGGTGACGGAAGCGGACGTCCTCCTGCACAACATGCGGGTGGATGCCATCACCCGCCTGGGGTTCGGTTTCGAGGCGGTGAAGGCGCTCAATCCGCGCATCATCTATTGCTCGGCCATCGGCTTTGGCCAGGATGGCCGCTATCGCGACCGGCCCGCCTTCGACGATGTGATCCAAGCGGCGAGCGGGCTTGCCATGCTGCCCGCCCATGCGGGCGGTGAGCCGTCTTATGTGCCCAGTGTCATCGCTGACAAGGTGGGCTCCCTCTATGCGACCTACGGCATTCTGGCGGCCATCGCGGCGCGCGCGCGCGGCGTCGTGGAGGCGGTGGACGTAGAGGTGCCCATGTTCGAGTCGCTGGTGAGCTTTCTGTTCAACGAGCATCTGGCGGCGGCCACCTTCAGTGCGGAGCCCCAAGGGGCCGGCTACCACAGGCTCTTCTCCCGCAACCGCCGGCCCTATCGCACGCGGGACGGCTGGGTGGCGGTGCTGCCCTATACCGGCGAGCAGTGGCGCCGCATTCTCCAGGAGATCGGGCGCGCCGATGTGCTCTCCGCGCCCTGGTTCGCGGATGCGGGCGAACGCAGCAAGCGGGTGGACGAACTTTACAGCATCGTGGCCACCGCCATCCCCGCGCGGACCACGGCAGAGTGGCTGGACACCTTCGCCCGCCTCGACATTCCCCACTCCAAGGTGAATGACCTCGACGACCTTCTGGTGGACCCGCATCTGGCGGACGTGGGGTTTTTCGCGCCGGGAGGGCAGGGGGAGGCTGGCGCGGCCCGTGCCTTGCGCCAACCCGTCCTCTATCGCGGCGCGCCGGTGGCACCCGACCAACCCGCGCCGCGGCCGGGAGCGGATACGGCGGGCATCCTCGCCTCGCTCGGCTATTCCGACGACGAGGTGCGCCGTCTGGCGGCGAACGGCTCCATCGGCGTGGAAGGGGAGGGATGA
- a CDS encoding HpcH/HpaI aldolase/citrate lyase family protein — MSCAPRSYLFVPGDAPDKMAKAAAGAADALILDLEDSVAPGRKDAALEAVCAFLAAARAQARPRLYVRLNGTDPDRALRELAALPLQSVAGLVWPKLSRVRELDPIAYGLDALEARDGLPKGSVGIVGIVTETAASLLNGADLGRGHPRLQGYTWGMEDLSADIGRAPLPGASDAGAALAEHARLFCLLVARAAGIDAIDAVDPDFRTPERLASETARGRDLGFSARMAIHPAQIAPIHQGLAPDAATLSWARRVMELAAAHPDLSAFQLDGRMVDRPHIRTAALILERSRVP, encoded by the coding sequence ATGAGTTGCGCGCCCCGTTCCTATCTGTTCGTGCCCGGCGACGCGCCGGACAAGATGGCCAAGGCCGCCGCCGGGGCCGCCGATGCGCTCATTCTCGACCTGGAGGATTCCGTCGCGCCAGGCCGCAAGGATGCGGCGTTGGAAGCGGTCTGCGCTTTTCTGGCCGCAGCGCGGGCGCAGGCACGTCCGCGCCTTTATGTGCGGCTGAATGGCACCGATCCCGACCGGGCGCTGCGGGAACTAGCCGCCTTGCCACTCCAGTCGGTCGCGGGGCTTGTCTGGCCGAAGCTGTCGCGCGTGCGCGAGCTCGACCCCATTGCCTATGGTCTCGACGCCCTGGAGGCGCGGGATGGTCTTCCCAAGGGGAGCGTCGGTATCGTCGGCATCGTGACCGAAACGGCCGCATCGCTGCTCAATGGTGCAGACCTGGGACGGGGGCATCCGCGCCTTCAAGGCTATACGTGGGGCATGGAGGACCTGTCAGCCGACATCGGCCGCGCCCCGCTCCCCGGCGCAAGCGATGCGGGCGCGGCACTGGCCGAGCATGCCCGCCTGTTCTGCCTCCTTGTGGCACGGGCCGCCGGCATCGATGCGATCGATGCGGTTGACCCCGATTTCCGCACGCCGGAGCGTCTGGCGTCGGAGACCGCCCGTGGAAGGGACCTCGGCTTCAGTGCCCGCATGGCCATTCATCCGGCGCAGATCGCGCCCATCCACCAGGGGCTCGCGCCGGACGCGGCGACCCTGAGCTGGGCGCGCCGCGTGATGGAACTGGCCGCGGCGCACCCGGACCTCTCCGCATTTCAGCTCGACGGGCGAATGGTGGACCGACCCCATATTCGCACCGCCGCTCTCATTCTCGAACGGAGCCGCGTGCCATGA
- a CDS encoding MaoC family dehydratase — MAGLYYEDFVPGRVMSHAITRTVTEYDNMMFSCLTMNPQPLHIDRHFAAKTEFGQPLVNSLFTLGLMIGITVADTTLGTTIANLGMSDVRFPKPVFQGDTVRVETTVMSKRESRSRPEAGLVEFEHRAFNQDGAEVAVCRRQALMRRRPEAGSLPA, encoded by the coding sequence ATGGCGGGGCTTTATTACGAGGATTTCGTGCCGGGGCGGGTGATGTCCCACGCCATCACCCGCACGGTCACCGAATACGACAACATGATGTTCAGCTGCCTCACCATGAATCCGCAGCCGCTGCACATCGACCGGCACTTCGCCGCCAAGACCGAGTTCGGCCAACCCCTGGTAAACAGCCTCTTCACCCTCGGCCTCATGATCGGCATCACGGTGGCCGACACCACGCTCGGCACCACCATCGCCAATCTGGGCATGAGCGATGTGCGTTTTCCCAAGCCGGTCTTCCAGGGAGATACGGTGCGGGTGGAGACCACCGTGATGTCCAAGCGCGAGAGCCGTTCGCGGCCCGAGGCAGGGCTGGTGGAATTCGAGCACCGGGCCTTCAACCAAGACGGCGCGGAAGTGGCGGTCTGCCGGCGCCAGGCGCTGATGCGCAGGCGTCCCGAAGCGGGGAGCCTCCCGGCATGA
- a CDS encoding TRAP transporter substrate-binding protein, with protein sequence MTREPKSRAVWTGAVCAAALMCAQIASAGAAEVTLKLADSLPAAHSITKNATQYFFDQVKTLTNGKVAFQHFPAEQLGKAKDLLTVTQTGLTDIGYVVPSYASEKMPLGAVAELPGGFNSSCEGAKAFWALAKPGGLLDTLEFKPNGVRVLYVVALSPYQAVFSEKAGFKSFEDFKGRKIRSNPGPMELALRDLGAVPIRMTPPEIFDAMTKGTIDGALLPYTSTFSYGLNTVVKAVTVGQNFGTVGITYSINANKWASLSKDVQDALTKAGEETVGHACALFDQEEAALATKLKEGGTLMVSFTPEQEKVLAANFASVSKDWAQNLEKRGKPAGKVLDAFRAAIAAQR encoded by the coding sequence ATGACCCGTGAACCGAAGTCCCGCGCGGTGTGGACCGGCGCCGTGTGTGCCGCGGCCCTGATGTGCGCCCAGATCGCGTCTGCCGGCGCCGCAGAGGTGACCTTGAAACTGGCGGATTCCCTGCCGGCCGCTCACTCCATCACGAAGAATGCGACCCAGTATTTCTTCGATCAAGTCAAGACCCTGACCAATGGCAAGGTGGCGTTCCAGCACTTTCCGGCGGAGCAACTGGGCAAGGCGAAGGATCTGCTCACCGTCACCCAGACCGGCCTGACGGACATCGGCTACGTGGTGCCGAGCTACGCTTCGGAGAAGATGCCGCTGGGCGCGGTGGCCGAGCTGCCGGGCGGGTTCAATTCCTCCTGCGAGGGGGCGAAGGCCTTCTGGGCCCTGGCCAAGCCGGGCGGCCTGCTGGACACGCTGGAATTTAAGCCCAATGGCGTGCGCGTGCTCTATGTGGTGGCGCTCTCGCCCTATCAGGCGGTGTTCTCGGAAAAGGCCGGCTTCAAGAGCTTCGAAGATTTCAAGGGGCGCAAGATCCGCTCCAATCCCGGCCCCATGGAGCTCGCTTTGCGTGACCTCGGCGCGGTGCCGATCCGCATGACGCCGCCGGAAATCTTCGACGCCATGACCAAGGGCACCATTGACGGCGCGCTGCTGCCCTACACCTCCACCTTCTCCTATGGCCTCAACACCGTGGTGAAGGCGGTGACGGTCGGCCAGAATTTCGGCACGGTGGGCATCACCTATTCCATCAATGCCAATAAATGGGCAAGCCTGTCGAAGGATGTGCAGGACGCGCTCACCAAGGCCGGTGAGGAGACCGTGGGCCATGCCTGCGCGCTGTTCGACCAGGAAGAGGCGGCGCTCGCCACCAAGCTGAAGGAGGGCGGCACCTTGATGGTCTCCTTCACGCCAGAGCAGGAGAAGGTGCTGGCGGCCAATTTCGCCAGCGTGTCTAAGGACTGGGCGCAGAACCTTGAGAAGCGTGGCAAGCCGGCCGGCAAGGTGCTGGATGCATTCCGCGCTGCTATCGCCGCTCAGCGCTGA
- a CDS encoding cupin domain-containing protein: MTKQKYMVREGEVKTYSPVNHSGTVNRRLISRETVGAKQLEVVLGTIEKGAGAHPHHHDGIEQVCYLLSGEATAEVGGETLHLRPGDACFFPAGEEHVFTAVSDEPVRVLVIYAPPYAEKV, encoded by the coding sequence ATGACCAAACAAAAATACATGGTACGGGAAGGTGAGGTGAAAACCTATTCTCCCGTCAACCATTCGGGCACGGTCAACCGACGCCTCATCAGCCGCGAGACGGTGGGCGCCAAGCAATTGGAAGTGGTGCTCGGCACCATCGAGAAGGGCGCCGGCGCCCATCCACATCATCACGACGGCATCGAGCAGGTCTGCTACCTGCTCTCGGGCGAGGCGACCGCCGAAGTGGGCGGCGAGACGCTGCACCTGCGCCCGGGCGATGCATGCTTCTTTCCCGCCGGCGAGGAGCACGTCTTCACCGCCGTCAGCGACGAGCCGGTGCGTGTGCTCGTGATCTATGCCCCCCCTTATGCCGAGAAGGTCTGA